A window from Citrus sinensis cultivar Valencia sweet orange chromosome 3, DVS_A1.0, whole genome shotgun sequence encodes these proteins:
- the LOC102622058 gene encoding uncharacterized protein LOC102622058 has product MERKVKEESMESITSRLSCLDHLYFPRALQSNAATPSQRKSILLDLLSRDAAVFLERYGSELTSDELGEFDPLNNDYEINWHLKNLRSKMNPTSEDLRSRSVAVKNRRLAYLNRLIHDGHYFSEDAMREREPYLHHEYVGKFRDLSERDMARPGERWSETLMRRSEEAVLIAKIREEQQRLGVAEREWIGNERNQQEEEEEDEDDEEEDDDEDEDEAVKNASWVAHSTEMVVNHSAASNSAHSPAEHNQEVAPSVEETQDLMEQFTYIMQQKFLSGEDHQHFDYSKIDTDETLDDHWLREVSQDAEEKYFAED; this is encoded by the exons ATGGAGAGAAAAGTGAAGGAGGAATCAATGGAAAGCATAACGTCGAGACTTTCGTGTCTGGATCACCTCTACTTTCCTCGTGCCCTACAATCCAACGCCGCCACTCCCTCTCAACGCAAATCAATCCTCCTCGACCTCCTCTCCAGAGACGCCGCCGTTTTCCTAG aaAGATATGGATCGGAATTGACTTCTGATGAGCTTGGTGAGTTTGATCCACTGAATAATGACTATGAGATAAATTGGCACTTAAAGAATCTTAGGAGCAAGATGAATCCAACTTCAGAGGACTTGCGGTCGAGGTCTGTCGCGGTGAAGAACCGGAGGCTTGCGTACCTTAATAGACTGATACATGATGGGCACTACTTCTCCGAGGACGCTATGAGGGAGAGGGAGCCCTATTTGCATCATGAGTATGTGGGGAAGTTTCGGGATTTGAGTGAACGGGATATGGCAAGGCCAGGGGAGCGCTGGtctgagactttgatgaggaGATCGGAGGAAGCAGTTTTGATTGCAAAGATTAGGGAGGAGCAGCAGAGGTTGGGTGTGGCTGAAAGGGAATGGATTGGTAACGAAAGAAaccaacaagaagaagaagaggaggacGAGGACGACGAAGAAGAGGACGATGATGAGGACGAGGATGAAGCAGTGAAAAATGCAAGTTGGGTTGCACACTCCACTGAG ATGGTTGTTAATCATTCTGCTGCAAGCAACAGTGCCCACTCCCCAGCAGAGCACAATCAGGAGGTAGCACCATCTGTAGAAGAGACTCAAGATTTGATGGAACAGTTCACCTACATCATGCAGCAGAAGTTTCTGTCAGGTGAAGATCATCAGCATTTTGATTACTCTAAAATAGATACTGATGAGACACTGGATGATCACTGGCTCAGAGAAGTGAGTCAGGATGCAGAGGAGAAGTATTTTGCCGAAGATTAA
- the LOC102622361 gene encoding NAD-capped RNA hydrolase DXO1 gives MDFPDQDVDVFGEEYGNNHELEGGTHESSASSSSSSSSTSSSRSSSSSASSSSNGSGGGESSSASGSASSGGGAAGLGVEGGGEEESGEEVENTLNLNSKNYEDYNYNHTRDLFGDDDDDDEVVVVEEDDKDLFGSDNEAYCRTSAISPYPIPVLPVVRNNNNHGGRGGFGRGRWPNDRGGVGILPRPGYPPRQGGYGHGSRFSNGRQDERFVSEFKLSRSEETLSRKVVAFQEPCELAQYSRVEGGDVYFDDRSLRLFKRLISEDVGADLNEGFDTFIEKKELGSEGFGDLLSCIRNRNIPLQNMHFVTFRNNLNKILATAYIRNEAWAMGVHKRNGVVYLDVHKVQERPKSELDRRRCYWGYCFESLATEDPRRADGEGIHHIDANVEFCAVMKTKLGAHRLLMGAEMDCCDSTDDGRRFYVELKTSRELDYHTEERFEREKLLKFWIQSFLAGVPFIVVGFRDDAGRLVRTERLRTKDITHRVKMKNYWQGGVCLAFADEVLCWLYGTVKENEDYTLHFNPPSNRLELLQASSCPESITCHVEQLQNI, from the exons ATGGATTTCCCGGACCAAGACGTGGATGTTTTCGGGGAGGAATACGGAAACAACCACGAACTAGAAGGCGGAACCCACGAGTCGTCGGCTTCCTCATCGTCTTCATCCTCCTCTACCTCATCATCACGATCGTCGTCATCATCGGCGTCGTCTTCTTCAAACGGCAGTGGTGGGGGAGAGTCCAGCAGCGCCAGTGGAAGCGCAAGCAGCGGAGGAGGAGCTGCTGGATTAGGAGTAGAAGgaggaggagaagaagagagtgGAGAGGAAGTAGAGAATACTCTTAATTTGAATAGCAAAAATTACGaagattataattataatcataCTAGGGACCTTTTTGGtgatgacgacgacgacgacgaagTAGTAGTAGTCGAAGAAGATGATAAAGATCTGTTCGGTTCTGATAACGAAGCTTACTGTAGAACCTCTGCCATTAGCCCTTACCCTATCCCTG TATTGCCTGTTGTACGCAATAATAACAACCATGGTGGACGAGGGGGTTTTGGACGTGGTCGATGGCCAAATGATAGAGGAGGTGTGGGCATTCTTCCTCGACCTGGATATCCTCCAAGGCAGGGAGGTTATGGCCATGGCTCAAGATTCTCAAATGGTCGCCAGGATGAACGATTTGTTTCTGAATTTAAGCTTTCAAGGAGTGAAGAAACTTTGTCTAGAAAAGTTGTTGCTTTTCAAGAG CCATGTGAGCTTGCACAATATAGTCGAGTAGAAGGTGGTGATGTCTACTTCGATGATCGCAGCTTG AGGCTTTTCAAACGTCTCATTTCTGAGGATGTTGGAGCTGATCTAAATGAAGGTTTTGATActtttattgagaaaaaag AGTTGGGCTCTGAGGGATTTGGCGACTTGCTTTCTTGCATAAGAAACAGAAATATCCCGCTTCAGAACATGCATTTTGTG ACTTTCCGTAACAATCTTAACAAG ATACTAGCTACTGCTTATATCCGAAATGAGGCTTGGGCAATGGGAGTCCATAAAAGGAATGGGGTCGTCTATCTTGATGTGCACAAAGTACAAGAAAGGCCAAAAAGTGAGTTGGATCGCCGAAG ATGTTACTGGGGTTATTGTTTCGAGAGCCTTGCCACTGAAGATCCTAGAAGAGCTGACGGAGAAGGGATACATCATATTGATGCCAATGTTGAATTCTGTGCTGTGATGAAAACCAAATTAGGGGCTCATCGTCTTTTGATGGGTGCTGAAATGGATTGCTGTGACTCAACTGATGATGGAAGGAGGTTTTATGTGGAGTTAAAGACAAGTCGTGAG CTGGATTATCATACTGAAGAAAgatttgagagagagaaactgCTCAAGTTTTGG ATTCAATCTTTCCTGGCTGGTGTTCCATTTAtcgttgttggatttag GGATGATGCAGGTCGACTTGTTCGTACAGAGAGACTAAGAACCAAAGATATTACTCACAGAgtgaaaatgaagaattatTGGCAG GGTGGAGTTTGTTTGGCATTTGCTGATGAGGTATTATGCTGGCTCTATGGAACAGTAAAAGAAA ATGAAGATTACACATTGCATTTTAATCCACCATCCAACCGACTGGAGCTTCTACAAGCCTCTTCTTGCCCAGAGTCAATTACTTGCCACGTCGagcaattacaaaatatttag
- the LOC127901327 gene encoding protein FAR1-RELATED SEQUENCE 5-like encodes MDNFEQVEEVDEVGELQDLQGANLEENNEELVVENVVEPTVGMSSDSPNEMFEYYKTYGLQEGFPVMRRSCRKGDDVSLRYVTFTCGRNEKSKAKATNVLRLQPNQKIGCNAKIGGRLDIVSGKWAGGFENVSFLERDARNHVDKMRRLRLGEGDAIAIQRYFQKMQTENDGFYFSIDLDEEGRLKNVFWADLRSRAAYKDFGDVVTFDTTYLTNKYDMSFAHFVGVNHHGQSILLGCRLISHEDTETFTWLFDTWLSCMSGCPPLEIITDQDKAMKNTIQIVFPDIRHRWCLWHILKKVSEKLGRYAEYHAIRVSLLSVVYDLHTPVEFEEAWHDMLDKYDLSNN; translated from the exons ATGGATAATTTCGAACAAGTGGAGGAGGTTGATGAAGTTGGGGAATTGCAGGATTTACAAGGGGCtaatttggaagaaaacaATGAGGAATTGGTGGTAGAAAATGTTGTTGAGCCTACGGTTGGGATGTCTTCTGATAGTCCTAATGAAatgtttgaatattataaaacttatGGCCTACAAGAGGGGTTTCCAGTGATGCGGAGATCTTGTAGAAAAGGAGATGATGTGAGTTTGAGATATGTTACATTTACTTGTGGGAGAAACGAGAAGTCAAAAGCCAAAGCCACTAATGTTTTGCGACTTcaaccaaaccaaaaaattgGATGTAATGCTAAAATTGGAGGACGTTTGGATATTGTTAGTGGAAAATGg GCTGGTGGCTTTGAAAATGTGTCATTTTTAGAAAGAGATGCTAGAAATCATGTTGACAAGATGAGGCGATTAAGACTCGGAGAAGGGGATGCTATTGCAATTCAAAGGTATTTTCAGAAAATGCAAACAGAAAATGATGGGTTTTATTTCAGTATCGACCTAGATGAGGAGGGTcgattaaaaaatgtattttgggCAGATCTAAGGAGCAGGGCAGCCTATAAGGACTTTGGGGATGTTGTCACATTTGATACTACATATCTCACAAACAagtatgacatgtcatttgcTCATTTTGTAGGAGTTAATCATCATGGTCAATCAATTTTGTTAGGATGTAGGTTGATTTCGCATGAGGACACGGAAACATTTACGTGGTTATTTGACACATGGCTATCATGTATGTCTGGGTGTCCTCCCCTCGAAATCATTACAGATCAAGATAAAGCGATGAAAAACACAATTCAGATTGTTTTTCCAGACATTAGGCATCGATGGTGTTTGTGGCATATATTGAAAAAGGTGTCTGAGAAGTTGGGAAGGTATGCAGAATATCATGCCATTAGAGTTTCATTGCTTTCTGTTGTTTATGATTTACATACTCCTGTTGAATTCGAGGAAGCTTGGCATGACATGTTAGATAAATATGATCTTAGTAATAATTAG